CACTCTTAGCCCACGGCTGCCCCGTCCAGGCTGTGGTCGCCGTCTTTGGTTTCGACGAGCGCACCGTTTGCGAGTGGCTCAGGCGTTCGGGAGCACACTGTCCTTGACACGTCAAGGATGCATGAAAGGCTGGTTGCTGAGCAGAAGTTCGAGCTAGGCCAGGTGCAGGCTGACGAAATCAGGGTGAAGGCACAAGGCGATATCTTGTGGTTGGCGCAGGTCCTTGGCTCGCCAAGGATCAGCAGCCGCTTGTGGTTGGGCGGGGTGGTCGGGCAGCGGCGCGACTATGGCTTGATTGCCGCACTGGTCGCACAGGTCCATAAGGTAGCGCTGTGTCGGGAACTCATGCTGGCAGCTGATGGCCTCGCCAGCTACGTCAGCGCCTTCCGCCAAGCCTTTCGCGCTCCGCTCTACACCGGCAAGCCGGGCCGCCCTCGGCTGGTGCCTTGGCCCAACATCGCCATCGTGCAGGTCATCAAGAGGCGCGTGGAGGGTGTTCTCTGTGTCGAGCGCCGCGTCACTCAAGGCAGCGAGGAGATGGTCGGGCGCATACTACGTGAGAGTCAAGGGGGCGGGTGTATCAACACCGCCTACATCGAGCGGCTCAACGCCACCTTCCGGCAGCGCCTGGCCTGCTTGGCAAGGCGCAGTACCCGCTAAAGCAGGGCACCTTCGCGCCCTAGTGCGCACACCGGAGCTGCTCGAACAAAGCATGCACCTGGTCGGCTGCCTCTACAACTTCTGCACGTCTCACCAGAGTCTGCGTCTGAAGCTTTACCTCGACGAACGTCGTCACCGCTGGGTCAAGCGCACGCCGGCCATGGCAGCGGGTCTCACCAACCACTGCTGGTCTGTCAAAGAACTGCTCTGCTTCAAGGTAGCGCCTCCGCCCTATGAGTCGCCTAGGCCTAAGCGCCGAGGGCGATCTTGTGGGGGATTGAAGGGCCTTGTGACGTGACCACGATTCCCTGGGGACCTACCGCGGCACGAGCCTCACGCTGAAGCAGCGTGACATGGTTAGCTGGGTGGCAGGTAAAACAGCAGGTCGAGAGAGGGCGGCTTGATGCCCTGCATCCTCAGGAGCACGACAATCTGGGCCGTGTGCCGCATCTCGTGAATCATAACGTGCCACAGCAGGCCGTCCAACCTGTAACGCTCGGTTGGCGAGTCGTCCACAAGCCGGTTTAACTCATCATCCGTCAACGTAGCGAGGTAGCTGAGGGTGCTCTGCTCCACTGCCCGCCAATAGTCCAGCAGCGTCTCGAGCGCGAAGCCGGCGTAGACAGGGCCGAGCTTAGTGCTTTTTAAGGCAGGAATGGTCTCCAGCACCGGCTGGTCTCGCAGGATGGTGTAGTGAATCCAACCGTCCTCCACGCCCGCAATGTGGAATACGAGGTCTTTGATGCAGTGAAACTGCTTACCGCCCAGCAACGGGCGGGACAGAACCTCGTCCGGCACGCCCCCCAGCGCAGCCCACAGGTCCCAGCGGGCGCGAACGAGGTAGTTGTAGGTTTCAGGAATGTTCATTTCTGCCTCCAGGGTGGCTTGCCGGTACGCGCTGTTGTCCGAGTAGCTATCAAGAACCGACCTCGAGGCGCACGGTAACCCTATCGCCTTCCTCAAGACTTTCTGCCTTGCGGACGCTGACCTTGACAGGGACGATATAGAGGCCCTCTTTGGGCCACAGCGAGGTTGTCCACTCCGTTGTGCCGATTCGTACCTTTACCGGGATCATGCCCCAGCCGTAGGTCACCCACTTAGAGATATCGTGCAATATCTCGCACTCTGCTGCGGGCACGGTGACAAAGTAGAAGGGGGCAGGGCCTCGCCAGTACCAGATGTCACCGCTGAACTCGAAGCTCATTGCAACTCCAGCGTGGCGCAAGCAGCGGGGGAGCTACCATGTGGGGCCGGCTCCACCAGGTGGGGGCCATGCGCCGATGATGCGGCGCATCATGACGACTTGCCCGAGGTGGTAGGCGTTATGACCGGTAAACCAGACCATCCTCAGACCGACGGTAAACTTGCCGCCTAAGATGCGGCGCTCCAGATGTTCGGGGTCGCGGGCGATCTCACGGCTCTTCTCCAGACTCGCCAGGAACTCGTCCTTGAGGCGTGGCCAGTCAGCCTCAGTGACAGCAGGCCAGTCAGCTCCAGTTGAGACATGAGGCTCCGCACCAGTTTCAATGGTCGCAAAGTCGTGTCTCTGCCAGAACAGCATGTGCGCCACCACTTCAGCAATCGAGTAGGGCCAGCCCTCGAGCTTAATCACTACCTGCTCAGGCGTGAGGCCATCGAGGGCATGCGAAGCCGGGGTGAAGGAACTCCACGCCTCGACCAGCCCTTCGATGGCTTTGGGTGACGCAGTCGTAAAGATTTCCTCAGCCATTTCTTTCTCCTTTCGTGTTCTTCCAGACACCCCATGTGAACGGCCCGGCTTCCTCATCACTGATCGGGTACCCCGCCACCTTGAGGGCCAGCTTGATCTGACCGTGATGGTAGCCCTCGTGCCACAGCAAGAGCTGGAGCAGCAGGACCGGGTGGTCGTAGTGGAGGTCCATCTCCCGACCCGCCAGCACCCTCCCCCTCACCGCGTCCCGCACCGCCTTGGCGCTGCCTTCTAACATCTGCGCGATGCGTTTCTTGTCGCGCTCGGCCAGCCACTCTTCCTCTGGTACCTTCCTGGCGAACTCGGGAGCCTCCTCGAAGACGGACACGAGCCGCTCATGGTGAATGTGCGTGAATTGCTGCGCGACGGACGGACTGCTTTTGGTCGCCTTGACTTCCAGCCCGCCCTCAGGGAGGGCGCGCAGCAGGTTGAGCATGATGGTGTTGTTCCGGTCCCACGAGTCCAGCAGGGCCTCGAGCACGCTCGGGTCGGTTGCCTTCGACATATAAAACTTCCTTTCGCTGCCGCAGTCACTGTAACCGGATTTGACGATGACATCTTAGCCGCCCTCTCACCTACGCTTGAACGCAGCCCTTAGGGGCGGGCTTCGCAGTCGGGGCGACCTCCGGGCTGAGCCGGTAGGCGAGTGCGACCAGCATCCTGGCAACCCGGTGCCGGAGTGTCGGGCGGGTACGTCTGAGTTCGCTCAGGCCCCACTCGAGGCTTGCTCTATGTTCTCCTGTCGCAATCCGCTGTCTCGCCTCGGCCAGCAAAAAGCTTTCGTGTGCGCTTCGCATAACGCCTCCTCACTACCTAGGATAAACCCGAATTAGGTTAAGATCGGACCTGATTATGTATCATCCCAGCACGCGCCTCCTGACCATCCTCGAGCTGCTTCAGGCGCGGGAGCGCGTCAGCGGGCCGGAACTCGCAGCGCGGCTCGAGGTCAGCCCGCGCAGCGTCCGCCGCTACATCACCATGCTGCAAGACATGGGCATCCCCGTCGAGGGGGAGCGGGGCCGTTACGGTCGTTACCGCCTCCGCCCCGGCTACAAGCTGCCGCCCCTGATGTTCAGCGACGACGAGGCCGTAGCGCTCACCGTCGGGCTGCTGCTCCTGCGGCGCTCCGGCGGGTTGGTCGAACCCAGCACGGCCGAGCGCACCCTCGCTAAACTCACTCGGGTCTTGCCTGAAGGCTTACGTGGGCAGGTCACGGCGCTGCAAGAGACGCTGGTGCTCGAGGTGCCGCCCGAACAGGCCCTACCCGGCAGCGAGCAGCTGACCATCTTGAGCCAAGGTGTTTGGGCACGGCGCCGGGTATGGTTGCGCTACTTAAACGAGCAGCAAAGCGCCAGCGAGCGTGACTTCGATCCCTACGGCGTGGTCCAGCGCGGCGGCCGCTGGTACGCCGCTGGCTACTGTCACTTGCGGCAAGCGCTGAGGGTGTTTCGCGTAGACCGGATTGACGAGGCCAAGCTGCTCGACCCGAGCTTTGAACTGCCCAAGGGCTTTGACGCGCCCGAATACGTCAGTCGCTCGGTGGCGCTGGTGCCTCTTGCTCACTCAGCGGAAGTGCTGCTCAAGACGAACTTGGAGAACGCTAAGCGCGAACTGTATCCGAACTTCGTGACCTTAGAACCCGCCTCGGAAGGCGTCACCTTGCGCTGCACGACGGACAATCTAACGTGGTTGGCGCGGGTCATAGCGGGCTTCAGCTTTCCCTGGGAGGTGCGCGAGCCGCCTGAGTTGGAAGTAGCGCTCAGGGAGCACGCGGCGGGCATTCTTGAGCGGCTTGGGGGCTAGCAGAGGTTGAAGCGAGTGTCGCGCGCTAGTGCCGCACAACGGTTATTTGGCTCAGGCTACCGCCATGTTATTTCATGAGAGTCGCTGAGTTTTACACGGATTGTTGCCGGACCTCGTTGTGGATCGCCAGTGCCTTGACTGGACCGTCAGCCTCAGCTTGCTCGGCAGCCTTCTCGACCGGTGGGCCTCAGAAGAGCACCCTCGACCAGTTGAGCTCGTCCAGGGGGTGAAAGATGTCGACGTACTCGAGCAAGATCCCCGCCGACTGGTTGCGAAACATCGCGCACTCGACGTGCTTGCCGAGGCGCTTGACGGCCTCGACGAGCTCGACGTAGTCGCCGTCGCCGCTGACCAGGACGGCGGTGTCGTAGGCGCCGTTATAGGCCAGGCAGAGGGCGTCGACGGCGATGGCCACGTCGATGCCCTTTTCGACCAGCGAGCCGTCGTGGCGGCGGTACAACCTCCCCAGCCGCACCGTCACGTAGGGGATGCGCCGCAGCGACTCGAAAAAGCGCTGCTGGCCCTCGCGCAGCTCGTGATCGTAGTCGTCGGTAAGGGGCGCGTTGTAGTAGTAGACGCGCATGAGCTTGCGCTCGCCGACGAGCTGTTTGGTGAGTTCGGCCAAATTGACGCGGGTGCTCGACAGGTTCTCGCGCATGCCGTTGTAGAGGTTTGAGCCGTCGACGAAAATAGCCACGCGGGGTTGGTACATGCTCGCTCCATAACAAACGCAAAATAGCGTAGAGGGCCGGCAACCGGCGCCCCAGCCCGGCGAGGGGCAGGAGACCGGCGGCTCGCTTCTCGCTTGCTCCAGTCTACCCCAGCGCGCGTCTCCTGTCACCCTCCTGTCGGCTCGAGAGCCTCGCCCGCTTGCCCCGCCGCTATACTGAGGTCATGACCACTCGGCCCGCCAAGACCGTCGAATCCTTCAACCTGGACCACACCAAGGTGAGGGCGCCCTACCTGCGCCTCGCGGGCCGTTACCAGACGGCGCGCGGCGACGAGATCCGCAAGTTCGACCTGCGCCTGGTGCAGCCTAACGTCACCGCCCTGCCCACGGCGGCGCTGCACACCATCGAGCACCTCATGGCCGGCTATTTGCGCGAGCGCCTGCCGCAGCTCGTCGACGCCAGCCCGATGGGCTGCCGCACGGGCTTTTATCTGACCGTCTTGGGCGAGCCTGCGGAGGAGGAGGTGAGGGTGGCCTGCCAGGGCAGCCTCCAAGCCATCGCCGAGCACGACGGGCCGGTTCCCGGCTGCAGCGAGAGGGAGTGCGGCAACTACCGCGACCACTCGCTTCACGGCGCCAAAGCCTGGGCGCGCGACATTCTGAGGGACGAGCTCATCATTCAGGCAACTATTCCTCTCGCTGGGCCGGGTGCAACCTAGCCGCCAGCGGATGCTCCAGTCGCGCCTTCTCATCTTCTCGTCACCTTCTCATCAATGCTCTCATAATCCGCGCCTTATAATCCCTTATGGACCGCAAACCGCTAGTGCTGATCGTAGAGGATGAGAAAGAGATCGCCAAGTTCATCGATCTCGAGCTCAAGGCCGAGAACTATGAGACCGTCGTCACCTACGACGGCATCACCGGCCTCTCCAAATTCCGCGAGCTCAACCCCGACCTGGTCATCTTGGACCTGATGCTGCCCGTCCTGGACGGCCTCGAGGTGGCCAGGCGCATCCGCAAGACGAGCAACACGCCGATCATCATCTTGACCGCCAAGGACTCGGTCGAGCAGAAGGTGACGGGCTTGGACGCCGGCGCCGACGACTACCTGGTCAAGCCTTTTTCCATCGAGGAGCTCCTGGCCAGGGTGCGGGCCCACCTGCGCCGCGTCAACCCCGCCGTCACCGGCGAGGTGCGGGTCGTCGACCTGGTCATGAACCTAGACGGCCGCGAGGTCTTTCGCGACGGCCGCCGGGTCGAGCTTTCCGCCAAGGAGTTCGAGCTCCTGGAGCTGTTCGCGCGCAACCCCGGCAAGGTCTTCAACCGCTTCGAGATCGAGGAGAAGGTGTGGCCCGAGTACACCGGCGGCTCGAACGTCGTCGACGTCTACGTGGGCTACCTGCGGCGCAAGCTCGAGGGCGACGGCGAGCGCCGCCTCATCCACACCGTGCGCGGCGTCGGCTACGTCTTGCGCGAAGAGTGAGGCATGGCTCACTCATCAAACGCTCCTCTTCCTTAGCCGGGGATGCTTTAGGCTAGCGCTATGTCCTTGAGGCTCAGGCTCACCCTCGTCTACACCGCCTTTCTGGCCCTGGTCCTGGTGGTGGTGGCCTGGGGCGTCTACGCGCTCACCGAGCGCTCGCTCATCGCCCAGCTCGAGAACCGGGTGGCCGAGGTCATGCGTATCTTCGCGTCCAACGCCAATCTCACCGAGGCCTATCAGGCCTTGCAGGCTTCGGAACACGGCGCCCTACACGAATTTTTGGTCTACCCGGCGCGGCCGCTCAGCGCCGAACAGGTCGCGCGTGGCAGTTGGCAGAGTTGGCAGGTGCCGATGAGCGCCGAGGGCGGCGCGCCCAGCAGAGAAACCAGCCTCTGGTCGGCGCTGAGCGCGCGCGACCGCGAAAGGCTCGCCCGCGAAGGCCAGCTCGCCCTGCGCGTGAGCGGGCCCGGCGGCCAGACCCATGTGGTTCAGGCGCGCTTGTTGCGACACTCCCTCGACAACGGTCAGGAAAACCTCAACTTTTACGCCGCTCACCTGATCGCCCTGCCCACCTCGAGCATCCAACCCATCTTGCGCCAGCTCGCGGTCAACCTGGTCACCATGGTGGTGGCGGCCTTTGGCCTCTTCGCGGTCGGGGTATGGCTGCTCTCGGGCCAGGCGCTCCTGCCCGTCAAGCGGGTGACCGCCGCCGCCGCGCGCATCGGCTCGCAAGACCTCGCCCAGCGGGTGCCCGTACCCAAGTCCGAAGACGAGATGAGCGAGCTCGCGGTCGCCATCAACCACATGCTGGCGCGACTCCAGGAGTCCTTCGAGACGCAGCGGCGCTTTACCGCCGATGCCAGCCACGAGCTGCGCACGCCCGTCACCGCTATCGTCGGCCACGCCAACTACCTCCTCCGCCGCACCAAGCCGAGCGCCGAGCAGGCCGAGTCGCTGGGGGTGATCCGCGGCGAGGGCGAGCGCATGGCCAAACTGGTCAACGACCTTTTAGAGTTGGCCCGGGCCGACGCGGGCTTCGCGGTCAAGCGCGAGCCCATGAACTTGGTCGAGGTGGTCGAGAGCGTCTACAAGGAGGTGAGGCGCACCGCCGAGGGCACCGAACTCGCGCTCGCCATTCCCTCGCCCATCGTCGAAGTCGACGGCGACGCCGGCCGGCTCAAGCAGGTGGTCTTGAACCTCGTCCAGAACGCCCTCAACGCCGGCTCAAGGCACGTCTCCGTCTCGCTCACGCAGGGCAAGGACGAGGTCAGCCTCGAGGTTTTAGACGATGGCCCCGGCATCCCCGCCGAGGCGATTCCCTTTCTCTTCGAGCGTTTCTACAGGGTTGACAGCGCCCGCTCGACGCGCGGCAACGGCTCGGGTCTGGGTCTGGCCATCGTCAAGTGGATCGTCGCCCAGCACGGCGGCGAGGTCAAGGTGGAGTCGCGGCTCGGCGAGGGCACCGCCTTTACCGTGCTCCTGCCCGCCTACAGCCAGGCGAGTTCCAAGCAGAGCGCCGTGCACCCCCAAGCGTTCAAGCCTGTCCGCACCTGAGCACGGCCTCTCGAGCATGGCATGTTCGTCGGCGAGCAAAAGGAGCCCGGGTCTGACCCGGGCTCCTCGCTGCCTTGAGGACTTGCTGAAGTGGAAGGTCAGTTGCTGCTCGAGGCGCCTTCTTCCAGCGGCGGCATGAGCACGGTGTCGATCACGTGGATGACGCCGTTGGAGGCCATGATGTCGACGTCCGTGACGGTAGCGTCATCGACCATCACCATATCGCCGTCGAAGGTCACGGTGAGCGGGCTGCCCTCGACGGTCTCGACTTCGG
This Deinococcota bacterium DNA region includes the following protein-coding sequences:
- a CDS encoding DinB family protein — its product is MSKATDPSVLEALLDSWDRNNTIMLNLLRALPEGGLEVKATKSSPSVAQQFTHIHHERLVSVFEEAPEFARKVPEEEWLAERDKKRIAQMLEGSAKAVRDAVRGRVLAGREMDLHYDHPVLLLQLLLWHEGYHHGQIKLALKVAGYPISDEEAGPFTWGVWKNTKGERNG
- a CDS encoding NYN domain-containing protein — its product is MYQPRVAIFVDGSNLYNGMRENLSSTRVNLAELTKQLVGERKLMRVYYYNAPLTDDYDHELREGQQRFFESLRRIPYVTVRLGRLYRRHDGSLVEKGIDVAIAVDALCLAYNGAYDTAVLVSGDGDYVELVEAVKRLGKHVECAMFRNQSAGILLEYVDIFHPLDELNWSRVLF
- a CDS encoding YafY family transcriptional regulator, whose translation is MYHPSTRLLTILELLQARERVSGPELAARLEVSPRSVRRYITMLQDMGIPVEGERGRYGRYRLRPGYKLPPLMFSDDEAVALTVGLLLLRRSGGLVEPSTAERTLAKLTRVLPEGLRGQVTALQETLVLEVPPEQALPGSEQLTILSQGVWARRRVWLRYLNEQQSASERDFDPYGVVQRGGRWYAAGYCHLRQALRVFRVDRIDEAKLLDPSFELPKGFDAPEYVSRSVALVPLAHSAEVLLKTNLENAKRELYPNFVTLEPASEGVTLRCTTDNLTWLARVIAGFSFPWEVREPPELEVALREHAAGILERLGG
- a CDS encoding S-ribosylhomocysteine lyase, whose product is MTTRPAKTVESFNLDHTKVRAPYLRLAGRYQTARGDEIRKFDLRLVQPNVTALPTAALHTIEHLMAGYLRERLPQLVDASPMGCRTGFYLTVLGEPAEEEVRVACQGSLQAIAEHDGPVPGCSERECGNYRDHSLHGAKAWARDILRDELIIQATIPLAGPGAT
- a CDS encoding DinB family protein; the protein is MNIPETYNYLVRARWDLWAALGGVPDEVLSRPLLGGKQFHCIKDLVFHIAGVEDGWIHYTILRDQPVLETIPALKSTKLGPVYAGFALETLLDYWRAVEQSTLSYLATLTDDELNRLVDDSPTERYRLDGLLWHVMIHEMRHTAQIVVLLRMQGIKPPSLDLLFYLPPS
- a CDS encoding DUF1905 domain-containing protein, with protein sequence MSFEFSGDIWYWRGPAPFYFVTVPAAECEILHDISKWVTYGWGMIPVKVRIGTTEWTTSLWPKEGLYIVPVKVSVRKAESLEEGDRVTVRLEVGS
- a CDS encoding HAMP domain-containing histidine kinase, translated to MSLRLRLTLVYTAFLALVLVVVAWGVYALTERSLIAQLENRVAEVMRIFASNANLTEAYQALQASEHGALHEFLVYPARPLSAEQVARGSWQSWQVPMSAEGGAPSRETSLWSALSARDRERLAREGQLALRVSGPGGQTHVVQARLLRHSLDNGQENLNFYAAHLIALPTSSIQPILRQLAVNLVTMVVAAFGLFAVGVWLLSGQALLPVKRVTAAAARIGSQDLAQRVPVPKSEDEMSELAVAINHMLARLQESFETQRRFTADASHELRTPVTAIVGHANYLLRRTKPSAEQAESLGVIRGEGERMAKLVNDLLELARADAGFAVKREPMNLVEVVESVYKEVRRTAEGTELALAIPSPIVEVDGDAGRLKQVVLNLVQNALNAGSRHVSVSLTQGKDEVSLEVLDDGPGIPAEAIPFLFERFYRVDSARSTRGNGSGLGLAIVKWIVAQHGGEVKVESRLGEGTAFTVLLPAYSQASSKQSAVHPQAFKPVRT
- a CDS encoding DinB family protein — encoded protein: MAEEIFTTASPKAIEGLVEAWSSFTPASHALDGLTPEQVVIKLEGWPYSIAEVVAHMLFWQRHDFATIETGAEPHVSTGADWPAVTEADWPRLKDEFLASLEKSREIARDPEHLERRILGGKFTVGLRMVWFTGHNAYHLGQVVMMRRIIGAWPPPGGAGPTW
- a CDS encoding response regulator transcription factor; its protein translation is MDRKPLVLIVEDEKEIAKFIDLELKAENYETVVTYDGITGLSKFRELNPDLVILDLMLPVLDGLEVARRIRKTSNTPIIILTAKDSVEQKVTGLDAGADDYLVKPFSIEELLARVRAHLRRVNPAVTGEVRVVDLVMNLDGREVFRDGRRVELSAKEFELLELFARNPGKVFNRFEIEEKVWPEYTGGSNVVDVYVGYLRRKLEGDGERRLIHTVRGVGYVLREE